One part of the Arachidicoccus terrestris genome encodes these proteins:
- a CDS encoding M42 family metallopeptidase — translation MAKSKKQKEHPQKVGKKDWEFLTGYINNASPVGFEHSGQNIWLDYIKPYVDTVFTDPYGTAVGVINPEHPFKVVIEAHADEISWFVNYITDQGFIYLKRNGGVDHQIAPAMRVWIHGKKGPVKAVFGWPAIHTRHNPDQKEPTPKVDNLFLDCGARSKKEVEELGIHVGAVVTYQDGFDELANDYLIGRAFDNRIGGFMIAQVARQLKENKKKLPFGLYIVNAVQEEIGLRGAEMIARRIKPDVAFITDVTHDTQTPFINKNIEGDTACGKGPALTYGPAVQNKLLQFVQDVAEKNKIDVQLRVTSRSTGTDTDSFAYANDGCPSVLISIPLRYMHTTVEMLHRSDIESTIELMYQSLAALTPKTNLSYFSN, via the coding sequence ATGGCAAAATCAAAGAAGCAAAAAGAGCATCCGCAAAAAGTGGGTAAGAAAGACTGGGAATTTTTAACCGGCTATATAAATAACGCCTCTCCTGTAGGGTTTGAACATAGTGGACAGAATATCTGGCTGGATTATATAAAACCCTATGTTGACACTGTCTTTACAGATCCTTATGGAACAGCAGTGGGTGTCATTAATCCAGAGCATCCATTTAAGGTCGTCATTGAAGCACATGCGGATGAGATCTCATGGTTTGTGAATTATATTACTGATCAGGGTTTTATCTATCTTAAACGAAATGGTGGAGTGGATCATCAGATTGCACCAGCCATGCGTGTCTGGATACACGGCAAAAAAGGACCTGTAAAAGCTGTGTTTGGCTGGCCAGCCATCCATACCAGGCATAATCCGGACCAGAAAGAGCCCACTCCTAAAGTGGATAACCTGTTTTTGGACTGTGGCGCCCGTTCTAAAAAAGAAGTGGAAGAACTGGGTATTCATGTAGGCGCCGTTGTGACATATCAGGATGGTTTTGATGAACTGGCAAATGACTATCTGATCGGTCGGGCTTTTGACAACCGTATCGGTGGCTTTATGATTGCACAGGTTGCTCGACAGCTCAAAGAAAATAAGAAGAAATTGCCTTTTGGACTATATATCGTCAATGCTGTCCAGGAAGAAATCGGCTTACGCGGAGCAGAAATGATTGCCAGGAGGATTAAACCGGATGTAGCGTTTATTACGGATGTTACGCACGACACGCAGACACCTTTTATCAATAAAAATATTGAGGGGGACACCGCTTGTGGAAAGGGGCCTGCATTGACATATGGTCCTGCTGTGCAGAATAAACTTTTGCAGTTTGTACAGGATGTTGCAGAAAAAAATAAGATAGATGTACAACTAAGGGTGACCAGTCGAAGTACAGGAACAGATACGGATAGTTTTGCCTATGCCAATGATGGCTGCCCGTCTGTTTTGATTTCTATACCCTTACGATATATGCATACCACCGTTGAAATGCTCCACCGTTCAGACATTGAATCTACCATTGAACTCATGTATCAGTCATTAGCCGCATTGACGCCCAAGACCAATTTGAGTTACTTTTCTAATTAG
- a CDS encoding SprT-like domain-containing protein: protein MAKSQRHPLSELNNYLPEKTFEDVVAYLQKYRVKLTITRARRSILGDYRNAHGEQNHRISVNGNLNPYGFLITLLHELAHLVTFEAHRHRVQPHGREWKDNYAGILKVFLQKKVFPEDIAQELNRSLHNLGASSCSEPGLMRVLKKYDNDAIGLHLVEEVQPGQWFVTRDNKIYKMEKKLRTRFLCTAYPSGKQYLFNGLYEVKIMERHP, encoded by the coding sequence ATGGCTAAATCACAACGCCATCCCTTATCAGAACTCAACAACTACCTCCCCGAAAAAACATTTGAGGACGTAGTCGCTTATTTGCAAAAGTATAGGGTGAAATTAACAATCACCAGAGCCAGGCGCAGCATTCTGGGAGACTATCGGAATGCCCATGGAGAGCAAAATCACAGGATTTCAGTAAACGGCAATCTCAACCCCTACGGATTTTTGATAACGTTACTGCATGAGCTCGCCCACCTGGTCACTTTTGAGGCGCACCGCCACAGAGTTCAGCCGCACGGCAGAGAATGGAAAGATAATTATGCGGGTATTCTGAAGGTGTTCCTGCAAAAGAAAGTATTCCCGGAAGATATAGCTCAAGAGCTAAACAGGTCCCTCCATAATCTCGGTGCCAGCAGTTGTTCCGAACCGGGGCTGATGCGGGTACTCAAAAAATACGACAATGACGCCATTGGGCTTCACTTAGTGGAGGAGGTACAACCAGGCCAATGGTTTGTGACCAGAGATAATAAGATCTATAAAATGGAAAAAAAGTTGCGTACCCGTTTTCTCTGCACGGCCTATCCTTCAGGAAAGCAATATCTCTTCAACGGATTATATGAAGTAAAAATTATGGAACGACATCCATAG
- a CDS encoding PA0069 family radical SAM protein codes for MEGEFAKKGVYQKGQGAQSSPHNRFLQNSYGKFEIEGIDEWEQVEQSRPTQFIFGNAKTIVNKVSSGDVGMQFSLNPYQGCEHGCIYCYARNSHEYWGFSAGIDFERNIIVKKNTPQLFQSFLQKKTWVPSPISLSGNTDCYQPAERKFRLTRKVLEIALDYRQPISMITKNALIIRDLDLLKEMASMNLCCVFVSINSLNESLRQKLEPRTTTATQRLKIIEQLSGAGVPVGIMEAPIIPGLNDTEIPQVLKTVASAGAKWAGFTVVRLNGQIGGIFKDWLHKTFPDRADKVWHSIEACHQGRVNDSEFGRRMRGEGHLAELIRQTFKLHTRLNRLNMESLELDCSLFRRPGEGRQLSLFD; via the coding sequence ATGGAGGGCGAATTTGCCAAAAAAGGTGTTTATCAAAAGGGGCAGGGTGCCCAATCAAGTCCTCATAACCGATTCCTGCAAAACAGTTACGGTAAATTCGAGATAGAAGGTATTGATGAATGGGAACAAGTTGAACAAAGCCGCCCTACTCAGTTTATATTTGGCAATGCAAAAACTATTGTCAATAAAGTGAGTAGTGGAGATGTTGGCATGCAGTTTTCCCTCAATCCTTATCAAGGGTGTGAACACGGATGCATATACTGTTATGCACGAAATTCACATGAATATTGGGGCTTTAGTGCAGGAATAGATTTTGAGAGAAACATTATCGTCAAAAAAAATACGCCTCAACTTTTTCAGTCTTTTCTGCAAAAGAAGACTTGGGTGCCGAGCCCTATTTCGCTTTCAGGAAATACCGACTGTTATCAACCGGCTGAAAGAAAGTTTAGACTGACCCGGAAGGTTCTGGAAATAGCCTTGGATTACCGGCAGCCCATTAGTATGATTACCAAAAACGCCCTTATTATACGCGATCTGGATTTATTAAAGGAAATGGCTTCGATGAATCTTTGCTGCGTATTTGTATCCATTAACAGTCTTAATGAGTCGCTTCGCCAAAAATTGGAGCCGAGAACAACTACAGCTACACAGCGACTTAAGATCATAGAACAACTGTCCGGTGCCGGAGTTCCGGTAGGCATTATGGAAGCTCCCATTATTCCGGGGCTAAATGATACAGAGATTCCCCAGGTACTAAAAACGGTGGCTTCGGCCGGTGCTAAATGGGCTGGCTTCACTGTTGTCCGGCTGAATGGTCAAATCGGCGGTATCTTTAAGGACTGGTTGCATAAAACATTTCCTGACAGAGCCGATAAGGTTTGGCATAGCATAGAAGCCTGCCATCAAGGTAGAGTCAATGATAGTGAATTTGGTCGCAGAATGCGGGGAGAAGGGCACCTTGCTGAGCTGATCAGGCAGACTTTTAAGCTGCATACCCGGCTTAATCGCCTGAATATGGAATCTCTGGAATTGGACTGTTCATTGTTTAGAAGGCCCGGAGAAGGCCGGCAACTGTCTTTGTTTGATTAA
- a CDS encoding amidohydrolase, with the protein MRFLLTLFFFGLLASCHTKTSVDLLIYNATIYTVDSNFSKVSAIAIKDGKILAVGDSKELQHAYVGAKNINAQGKFIYPGFIDAHAHFLAYGQNLKQVNLEGTKSWNAILKKLLDYKNKRAANDTGWIIGAGWDQNDWAVKEFPEKSGLDSLFPDNPVLLSRIDGHAVIANQKALDRAGIQPGDSIAGGQILSKDSMLTGVLIDNATSLVYNQIPMPTVKEATQALQAAEQNCFAAGLTSIEDMAEDSLLIPLLDSLQNTGALKIRLYVLLSDKKSNFDFLLKHGKIKTDRLHIPGFKVFADGALGSRGACLLQPYADDSTDYGFLLSPLRHYDSVTQFIYKHNFQIATHAIGDSAVRTILKVYAKYLKGPNDRRWRIEHAQIVAPEDLHYFKDYKIIPSVQPTHATSDMYWAEQRLGPERIKNAYINKELLGQNGFIPLGTDFPVEDISPVKTFYAAVFRRDASGLPKKGFQMENALTRQEALKGITIWAAKASFEDKEKGSIEVGKWADFVVTDKDLMQAEMKDILRTRILMTFVGGEKVYDRSGRPILQ; encoded by the coding sequence ATGCGCTTTCTCTTGACTTTATTTTTCTTTGGCCTATTGGCTTCCTGTCATACCAAGACATCGGTAGATTTACTAATTTATAATGCCACCATATATACCGTTGACAGCAATTTTTCCAAAGTATCTGCTATTGCTATTAAAGATGGTAAGATCCTGGCCGTGGGCGACAGCAAAGAGCTCCAGCATGCATATGTAGGCGCTAAAAACATAAATGCCCAGGGGAAATTTATCTATCCCGGCTTTATTGATGCACACGCCCATTTTCTGGCCTATGGGCAAAACCTTAAGCAGGTAAATTTAGAGGGCACTAAAAGCTGGAATGCCATTTTAAAAAAACTTCTCGATTACAAAAACAAGAGAGCTGCAAACGACACGGGCTGGATCATTGGCGCAGGATGGGACCAAAATGACTGGGCAGTAAAGGAATTCCCTGAAAAATCGGGTTTAGATTCGTTATTTCCAGATAATCCGGTTTTATTGTCCCGCATTGATGGCCACGCAGTGATCGCCAATCAGAAAGCACTGGACCGCGCAGGGATTCAACCCGGAGACAGCATTGCTGGTGGACAGATCCTGTCCAAAGACAGTATGCTGACTGGTGTACTGATAGATAATGCCACTAGCCTGGTATATAATCAGATTCCCATGCCGACTGTTAAAGAAGCGACCCAAGCATTACAGGCGGCGGAACAAAACTGTTTTGCTGCTGGACTTACGAGTATAGAAGACATGGCAGAAGATTCCCTATTGATTCCTTTGTTAGATAGCCTGCAAAATACAGGGGCACTCAAAATAAGGCTCTATGTTTTGCTCAGCGACAAAAAATCTAATTTCGATTTTTTATTGAAGCACGGAAAGATAAAAACAGATAGACTGCACATACCGGGTTTCAAAGTGTTTGCAGACGGCGCTCTGGGATCCAGAGGTGCCTGCCTGTTGCAGCCATATGCAGATGACTCTACTGATTACGGTTTTTTGCTGAGTCCCCTCAGACATTATGATTCTGTTACACAGTTTATTTATAAACATAATTTTCAGATCGCAACGCACGCCATTGGTGACTCTGCTGTTCGTACCATACTAAAAGTCTATGCCAAGTATCTTAAAGGCCCGAATGACCGGCGCTGGCGGATAGAACATGCACAAATTGTAGCGCCAGAAGACTTGCACTATTTTAAGGACTATAAGATTATCCCTTCCGTACAACCGACTCATGCTACTTCTGACATGTACTGGGCTGAGCAGCGGTTAGGGCCTGAAAGAATCAAGAATGCCTATATCAATAAAGAGCTTTTGGGGCAAAACGGATTTATCCCTTTGGGGACTGACTTCCCGGTAGAAGATATTTCGCCTGTTAAGACCTTTTACGCAGCTGTTTTTCGCAGAGATGCCAGCGGTTTGCCAAAAAAAGGGTTCCAAATGGAAAATGCCCTTACCAGACAAGAAGCGTTAAAAGGGATAACCATTTGGGCCGCAAAGGCCAGCTTCGAAGATAAAGAGAAGGGGAGTATTGAAGTGGGTAAATGGGCCGATTTTGTCGTCACCGACAAAGACCTTATGCAGGCAGAAATGAAAGACATACTGAGAACCAGAATATTAATGACATTTGTTGGCGGCGAAAAAGTATACGACAGGTCAGGCAGACCGATTTTACAATGA
- a CDS encoding hemerythrin domain-containing protein, whose amino-acid sequence MAPIKRSEYLKPLSREHHYSLLFGWKLRQGISHGVEVGRMIDYIRYFEQHMLIPHFKEEETSLFIYSDSPFVQQALDEHRHILSMIATIKAAPPRVGYADLESLAEIVDRHVRFEERQLFPYLEESLTQVQLEAVAAAIKNGPAVGDDFKDHFWELGNN is encoded by the coding sequence ATGGCACCCATTAAAAGGAGTGAATACCTTAAACCGCTTTCCAGGGAACATCATTACAGTCTGCTATTTGGCTGGAAGCTTCGCCAAGGTATCAGCCATGGGGTAGAAGTGGGTCGCATGATTGATTATATCCGGTATTTTGAACAACATATGTTGATTCCCCATTTTAAAGAAGAGGAGACCTCTCTGTTTATTTATAGCGACAGCCCTTTTGTACAACAGGCATTAGACGAACACCGTCACATTCTCTCTATGATTGCGACTATAAAAGCAGCGCCCCCTAGGGTGGGCTATGCTGATCTTGAATCCCTGGCTGAAATCGTTGATCGCCATGTTCGCTTTGAAGAAAGGCAACTATTCCCTTATCTGGAGGAAAGCCTTACACAGGTACAGCTGGAAGCCGTTGCCGCCGCCATTAAGAACGGGCCGGCTGTAGGTGACGATTTTAAGGACCATTTTTGGGAACTTGGCAACAATTAA
- a CDS encoding DUF488 domain-containing protein has product MSTPNIQIKRAYIPASDKDGWRILVDRLWPRGIKKEEANINDWCKEIAPSSELRKWFNHEVDKWPEFKKKYKQELKNNKVTMASLLETVQRHPLVTLVYGARDEAHNDAVVLKEVLMSTLKK; this is encoded by the coding sequence ATGTCTACTCCAAATATTCAGATAAAACGGGCCTATATCCCAGCCTCCGACAAGGATGGCTGGCGTATATTAGTTGACAGACTATGGCCCAGAGGTATCAAAAAAGAAGAAGCAAATATAAATGACTGGTGCAAGGAAATTGCCCCTTCAAGTGAGCTACGAAAATGGTTCAATCATGAAGTCGATAAATGGCCGGAATTCAAGAAAAAATACAAACAGGAATTAAAAAACAACAAAGTCACGATGGCTTCTTTGCTGGAAACTGTTCAAAGACATCCTTTGGTCACATTAGTCTACGGCGCGAGAGATGAGGCGCATAACGATGCTGTTGTCTTAAAAGAAGTCCTCATGTCCACCCTTAAAAAGTAA
- the ric gene encoding iron-sulfur cluster repair di-iron protein: MQINKQTTLGDIVAESYQTAVILEKYQLDFCCHGSRSLAEVCQAANLDMEKITTELQHVLGGTNSNKDESTRVPTSLKDWPLDLMADYVEKMHHRYVTRQTPVIKNYLDKIVQVHGMRHPELEEIRSIFQQTAGELAMHMKKEELMLFPFIRKITIASLSGAKAAPPPFGSIANPVNAMLADHEAEGERSAKIRSLCNDYIAPEDACNTYRLTFQLLHDFEKDLHQHIHIENNILFPKAIELEPAVVS, translated from the coding sequence ATGCAAATAAATAAGCAAACTACACTGGGAGATATTGTTGCCGAAAGTTATCAAACGGCTGTCATTCTGGAGAAATACCAACTGGACTTTTGCTGCCATGGCTCCCGTAGCCTCGCAGAAGTCTGCCAGGCTGCAAACCTGGATATGGAAAAGATAACAACTGAGCTACAGCACGTACTGGGCGGGACAAACAGTAACAAGGATGAAAGTACGCGGGTACCGACAAGTCTGAAAGACTGGCCTTTGGATCTTATGGCAGATTACGTGGAAAAAATGCACCACCGGTATGTCACCAGGCAGACACCCGTGATCAAAAACTATCTCGATAAAATCGTTCAGGTTCATGGCATGCGTCACCCTGAACTGGAAGAGATCAGATCTATATTCCAACAGACGGCTGGAGAACTGGCGATGCACATGAAAAAGGAAGAATTGATGCTTTTCCCGTTCATACGCAAAATAACAATAGCCTCCCTAAGTGGTGCAAAAGCCGCTCCGCCACCTTTCGGTAGCATCGCCAATCCTGTCAATGCCATGTTAGCGGACCACGAAGCTGAAGGGGAGCGCTCAGCTAAAATCCGGTCTCTTTGTAACGATTATATAGCGCCCGAAGATGCCTGCAATACTTATCGTCTGACATTCCAGCTATTACATGACTTCGAAAAAGATCTTCATCAACACATTCATATCGAGAACAATATTTTGTTTCCAAAAGCCATTGAGCTGGAACCCGCGGTAGTAAGTTAA
- a CDS encoding group III truncated hemoglobin, whose protein sequence is MEHKKDILTLEDCKVLVDNFYDKVRKDPLIGPIFDGIIRDKWPEHLEKMYRFWQTVLLEDHTYFGSPFPPHANLPVDWHHFEKWLELFNQTIDEHFTGDKATEARWRANKMAEMFNFKIQYYKNNQARPLF, encoded by the coding sequence ATGGAACATAAAAAAGATATACTTACACTAGAGGATTGCAAGGTATTAGTCGATAACTTCTATGATAAAGTCCGTAAAGACCCTTTGATCGGCCCCATTTTCGACGGGATCATCCGGGACAAATGGCCAGAGCATCTGGAAAAGATGTATCGGTTCTGGCAGACAGTACTTTTAGAGGATCATACGTATTTTGGGAGCCCTTTTCCACCACATGCAAACCTGCCGGTAGACTGGCACCATTTTGAGAAATGGCTGGAACTATTCAATCAAACTATTGATGAACACTTCACCGGAGACAAAGCTACGGAAGCCAGGTGGCGCGCCAATAAAATGGCAGAAATGTTCAATTTCAAGATCCAATATTATAAGAATAACCAGGCCAGACCTTTATTTTAA
- a CDS encoding cytochrome C — MEMILNKTGATEARSSVLIFVDDEPKPVADFISPVNFELDTTKLVDGKHTLKIISRDPDGREGIRLIPFEVQNGPAIAIEGIKENAIVDGVLPLMINAYGKGNSQNFHIVGSESPRSIPSWVWMIIIGFFGWAMYYLISYLHLRPQ, encoded by the coding sequence AAGCCAGAAGCAGTGTGCTCATTTTCGTCGATGATGAGCCTAAACCGGTCGCTGACTTTATTTCGCCGGTGAATTTTGAGCTCGATACGACGAAACTAGTGGATGGCAAACACACACTTAAAATTATAAGCCGGGACCCGGATGGAAGGGAAGGGATCCGCCTGATACCGTTTGAAGTACAGAACGGACCCGCAATTGCCATTGAGGGCATCAAGGAAAACGCTATTGTAGACGGCGTACTTCCACTCATGATCAATGCTTACGGTAAAGGAAATTCGCAGAATTTTCATATTGTCGGCAGCGAGTCCCCGAGAAGCATTCCCTCTTGGGTCTGGATGATCATCATTGGTTTTTTTGGTTGGGCGATGTATTATTTAATTTCTTACTTACATTTGAGGCCACAATAG